The genomic window TGCCTACGCTACGCTCAGCGCTGTCGCTTTCATCGTCCTCGGCATCTTCAGCTTCACCATCTCCGGCCTCGACGGCGGCATCTTCCACATTCTCAGTGAGAGCCTCTCCGGCGCAGCCTTCTTCATGCTGCTGGGCATCCTCTACGAGCGCTACGGAACCTACGACATGCGCGAGTACGGCGGCCTCGCCGGTAAGCTCCCCTGGATGGTGACGATGTTCGTCATCACCACGCTCTCGCTGGTTGGCCTGCCAATGCTCAACGGCTTCGTCGGCGAGTTTCTCATTCTCTCCGGCTCCATGCAATCCGTCTTCGCGCACCACATGGTGTGGACGGTCCTCGCCACGACCGGCGTCATCCTTAGCGCGTCCTATATGCTCTGGATGATCCAGCGCGTGTTCTACGGCGACCTCGGCATCAAGTCTGAGAACGTAAAGGGCTGGGACCTCGATGCCCGCGAGCATCTCGCGATGTGGCCTCTGGTCATTCTCTTCCTCATCATGGGCGTCTCATCTCCCATCTGGCTCCGCGCCATCGATGCAGCCGGAACCCGTATTGCCGCTACACAATCTTCTCAAGCCAGCACCGAAACCCAGACACTGCAAGCTCAGCCCCACGTACAAATCACGAGGGCCTCGGCCAGCACGGAGGCCAAATAATGTCCCCGAATATCGTTGCTCTTCTGCCTGAGTACATCCTCACCATCGTCGGCGTGCTGATCATGCTCGCCGAGCCCTTGCTTCCCCCAGGCGTAAGCCGCAAGCCGCTGGGCTGGCTCGCCATCCTGGGTACGCTGGGCGCCGGCTTTGCTGGTTGGTATCAGCTCCACCTCGGTACCATCACAGCCTTCTCCAACAGCATCCAGATCGACGCCTTCTCCGTCTTCTTCCATCTGCTTATCTCGGCTATCGTTCTGGTCACGCTGCTGATCTCGCTCGACTACTTTGAAGGCAACGCCAGCCACTCCGGCGAGTACTTCGCGCTCATCGTGTTCAGCGCCGTTGGCATGATGCTGATGACCTGCGCGACAGAGCTGCTTGTCGTCTTCGTCGGCCTCGAGATCTCGTCGATCGCGACCTACATCATGTGCGGCTTCCGTAAAGGCAGTGCGGCAGGCGCGGAGTCGTCGATCAAGTACTTCCTGCTCGGCTCCTTTGCCACGGCCTTCTTCCTCTACGGCATCGCGCTGGCCTTCGGCGCCACGGGTTCCACCTCAATCGCTGCAATCGCTCAGGGTCTCGGCACCACGACCACGCCGCGCATGGCCTTCCTTGCCCTTGCCATGATCCTTATCGGTCTTGGCTTCAAGGTCTCCGCCGCGCCCTTCCATGTATGGACGCCTGACGTCTACCAGGGAGCGCCCTCCCCGATCGTCGGCTTTATGTCCACCGCGCCCAAGGCAGCCGCGTTCGCTGTTCTGCTGCGCATTACCTTCTCCGCCTTCGGCTCCATGGAGCATCGTTGGGCCGTCCTGTTGTGGATTCTCGCTGCTCTGTCGATGACCGTCGGCAACCTCGGCGCATTGCTTCAGCGCGACGTCAAGCGCATGCTGGCCTACTCCAGCATCGCCCACGCCGGGTACATCCTCGTCGCCTTCACTGCGCTTCGAGCGGACGGCATCGCCGCAGCCTGCTTCTACACCGCCAGCTACGCCGCCATGCAGATTGGCGCCTTTGCCGTCATCACCCAGGTCACCGGCTACAACGAGCAGATTCGCACCACCGACGACTACACTGGCCTTGGCCTGCGCCGTCCGATCCTGGCTGCGTTCCTTGCCCTGTTCCTGATCTCGCTGATCGGAATTCCCTTTACCGGCGGCTTCTTCGGCAAGTTCTACGTCTTCTCCGCCGCCATCCACGCCAACCACGTATGGCTCGCCGTCATCGGCCTGCTCAACAGCGGCGTCGCCTGCTTCTATTATCTCCGCCTGCTGGTCGCGCTCTACTCCCGTCCTGTCACCGAGACCGCACAACCCACCGAGGGCCGCAGCCTCAGCATTCCGGCTGGTGTGGGATTGACCCTTGCCGCCGCGGCTACCCTGGTGCTCGGAATCCTTCCGGGGCACTTCCTCAATCTCGCCCAGCGCGCCAGCGCCAGCACACAGTCGGCACCGGTTCCCGCAGCAGCACGGGTTGTAATTTCACAGCAGTAGACTTTCCTTTTCTGCCCAATCGCCTCTTCAGCGCATCACGCTCTATTCACCGAGCATGATGCGCTGAATGCATTGTGCCCTTCCCGTAGCTCCGTCGCACGCAATCAGCGCGGCGCACATCTTCGGATTCCCCTTAGCCGCCTCGAACTTGCCAGGCATTCCGGTAAGGAAGCGGCTAAGGACAAGCTCTTTTTCGACTCCGATGACGGAGTCGTAGGGGCCGGACATGCCTACGTCTGTTTGATAGGCTGTGCCACCGGGGAGGACACGCTCGTCGGCGGTGGGGATGTGGGTATGCGTTCCAAGGACAGCCGTGACGCGGCCATCAAGATACCAGCCCATCGCTACCTTCTCGCTGGTGGTCTCGGCGTGCAGGTCGAGGAGGATCACCTTGGCGGTGAGCTTCGAGATAATTTCGTCGGCCTTGCGGAAGGGGTCGTCGCAGGAGGACATGAAGACCCTGCCCTGCAGATTCAGGACGGCGTAGCTCTGCCCATTGCCTAGCTCGCCCTGGTAGACACCGAAGCCGGGCGTTCCCGCAGCGTAGTTAGCGGGGCGAATGATGCGGCGGTTGCGCGAGTGCGAGTCCGCCGGAACGGCCATGTACTCGAAGATCTCTTTTTTGTCCCAGATATGGTTTCCGGTAGTGATGACGTGAGCGCCGAGGTCGAACAGCTCTTCGGCGATGGAAGGAGTGATGCCGAAGCCGCCAGCTGCGTTTTCGCCGTTGATGACCAGCAGATCGACGGCATTGGTTTCGAGGACGTGGGGCAGGTGTTCGCGGACGATATGGCGGCCGGCCGAGCCGAAGACGTCGCCGACAAAAAGGATATTCACTCAAAAAGTTTACACGGCGCGGGGTTACGGGGGATCGTTTGCGGAAGATGTGCAATATTGCGGCAGGCAGGTTGTGGTAGCTTTTTTGTTATGGCACAGAATGCGCGTTTTGCTTTGAGTCTGCGGGTTTTGGCGGTGCTGGCGACAGAGCCGGATGCGATGCACACCTCGGCGGCGATTGCAGAAGCTCTCAAGGAGAGCGCCGTCATGGTGCGCAGGACATTTCTGCTGCTGCACAAGGCCGGGCTGATCGTGCAGCGCAAGGGGCCGAACGGCGGCGCGAAGCTGAAGGTTCCGGCTAAGCAGATCGGCCTTGGCGATGTGTTTGACGCTGCCGCCGGAGAGTGGCTGGCGGTCGAAGACAAAGCGCTGGACGGCCTGATGAAGAAGGTTCGGGGCGACGCGGTGGCAGCGATGAATGAGCACTCGCTGTCCGGCGTTGTAAAGCGGTTGAAGAAGGCGTAAAGCGATAGGCCGGGCCTTTAACCCTCGTTTTTCGGCTCTGATAGAACCATGGGGCTTCACCCCATGCTGGTATAAGACGCGCCGTTGGCGCTGCTAACGCATTCACTTTTGAATCCTGATTATCGGCAGGTATCGCTCTCGTCCGGAAGGACATAGCGCTGTTCGGCGGATTCTCCGTGGGGCTGGTCGACGGCTGGCTGCTGCTTTTTGACCTGCGGGCGAAGCAGCGGAAACAGGATGACATCGCGAATGGATTTTGAGCCGGTGAGGATCATGGTGAGGCGGTCGATGCCGATGCCTTCGCCTCCGGTGGGGGGCAGGCCGTAGCCTAGAGCGCGGACGTAGTCCTCGTCCATCTCGTGGGCTTCGTCGTCGCCGCGTTCTTTTTCGAGAAGCTGTTGCTCGAAGCGACGGCGCTGGTCGTCGGGGTCGTTCAATTCGCTGAAGGCGTTGCCGACTTCGAAGCCGCCGATGTAGAACTCGAAGCGCTCGACCCAGTCGGGCTCGTCGGGCTTCTGCTTGGAGAGGGGCGAGACGGCTAGCGGGAAGTCGTAGATGATGGTGGGCTGAATGAGGTGGGTTTCGGCTACTGCTTCGAACACACTCGCAATAGCCTTACCAACAGGTTCGGGTTTGGATGTTACAGGACCACTTATCTCTGGTAAGCCCATCGCTCGAAAGAACGTGTTAGACGTTTCAGTTCGATCCGACGACAGCAACGTTCTGTGGCCGTTGAATATAACCAACAAACTTCTTCTGTATCGATGGCGTTCAACGTCGACACCGGTCACCTCTGCCGTAGGAATGCTGATCTGCGGGTACTCCGATTTCAGGTGCAGGACTGCACCTTCGAGGAACTTCGCGAATCGATCCTCTGACATGAAATCTTCGTAACGAGGTGGATTTCCAAAGCCTTCTGGCCAGAACTTGATGATGGCTTCGCGCATGGAGAGTTTTGTCCACTTGCTGAGGTCGATCTCTACGCCATTGAAGTTGGTGAGGGTGTGGCCGTTTACCTCTTGCGCTACGAAGACGATGAGTTCTTCGGTCAGGCGCATGAGGTCGTGGTAGTTGGCGTAGGCCTGGTAGAACTCCAGCATAGTGAACTCGGGGTTGTGCTGGGTGCTGATGCCCTCGTTGCGGAAGTTGCGGTTGATCTCGTAGACGCGGTCGAGGCCGCCGACGACGAGCCGCTTCAGATACAGCTCTGGTGCGATGCGCAGGGAGAGGTCAAGGTCGAGCGCGTTGTGATGGGTGCGGAAGGGCTTGGCTGCAGCTCCTCCGGCGATGGTGTGCATCATCGGGGTTTCGACTTCGAGGTAGCCGCGCTCGTCGAAGAAGGTGCGCAGGGCGCGGAGGATGGCGGCGCGCTTGACGAAGACCTCGCGGACGTTGCGGGTCTCGGGTTCGGTGGTGTCTACCGAAGATTTTGCCGCTTCACCCAGGTCTGCAACGGCCAGACCTGGGGCACCCAGTTTCGTACCCGGTTCTGTGGCGGCTTGCTTGGGGCTGTGGCCCGTGTTCATGAAGAGGTCGACGTAGCGCTGGCGGTAGCGTAGCTCGGTGTCTTCGAGGCCGTGGTACTTGTCGGGCAGGGCGAGCATGGCCTTGGCGAGGAAGGTGAGCTGGGTGACGTGGACTGTCAGCTCGTTGGTGCGGGTGCGGAAGAGGCGGCCCTGGACGCCGACGTGGTCGCCGAGGTCGAGCAGCTTGTAGAGGGCGAAGGCAGCTTCACCAACGTCGTCCTTCCGGACGTAGATCTGGAGGCGCTGGCCGTTCTGCTGGAGCTGGGCAAAGCCCGCCTTGCCCTGGACGCGGATGGCCATGATGCGGCCTGCGATGCTGACCGTGATCGGTGTGGTTGCTTCGAGCTGCTCGGCGGTCTGCTCGTCGTAGGCGGCGCGCAACTCGGGAATGGTATGGGTGGCGGCATAGGAGTTTGGGTAGGTGGCGTGGCCGAGAGCGGCGATCTGCGCGAGCTTATCGCGACGGAGGGCGTAGAGGTTTTTTTCGAACTCGGACTCGAACACGGGGTTTCCTTTGCAGCTTGATGTCGTTGAAGTTTAAGTATAGCGGCGATGAGCAGCAACGAAGCCCTGTGGCGCGTATCAAAAAGGGCCGAAGGTTGCGACGCGTTTAATGATGGCCTCGAAGACGGCGGTGCGCTTTTTGTATGCGGCGCGTATGCAGGTTTTGTTTGTGCCGCAGGCTTCACGCTGGCGTACCCAGATAGGCTGCTGCTCCTGCAGGTCGCCGCGGGTGCCCATGGCGACGAAGTGAAGTGAGATGTTGTAAAGCGTGTCCATGCGTGCGTCGGCCTGGATGAGCGTGGGGTCGGAGCAGATGGTCTTTTCGTTTGGGGTAGCAGCTTTGGCACAATTGATGGGCAGGGCAAATCCCTGTGGAACGAACAAAAACAGGAAAGCAACAGGCACTAAAGGTTGCAACAAGGAGGTCGAGCGGAGCATCATCGTGGCTTCTCCTTTGTGGTGACAGAGTAACGCGGAGAGGTCGAGGCTGTCTTTGGCTGCGTTTGCGTGATGTAATAGGTGGGCGATGGCGGATGACGGAGCACAAAACGGCAAAGGCGGCGGCGCCAAGGGCCCCCTCGGCGACCTGGTAAAGGCCGAATCGATGATTCAGCTGGCGATTGCGCTGCCGGCTGGGTGCCTGATCGGCTGGCTGATTGGCGCGTGGCTGGATAAGCACTTTCACCAGGACTGGATCTCGATTGCCGGGATTGTGTTGGGCGCGGTGGCAGGGTTTGTGCAGATTTTTACGACCGCTTCGCGCTTTTTGAAGAACAGCAAATAGAGACGGATGAGGACGATTGTGTGACGGGAATCAATAGCTATACCGACGCTGATTTCAAGCGGACGATATGGAGCGCGCTACGACTGCTGACGATCATTACCGTGGTGGCGGCGCCGCTGGTCTGGTGGAAGGGGGGCTGGCCGAGCGCGGCGCTGCTGGTCGTGGGAGCAGCAATCTCGGGGTCGGGGCTGTTTGAGTGGCTGCGGCTGATGTCGGCCGTGATGGTACGGATGGACGGCGGCCAGACGGCGCGGCCGATGGCGATGGTTTTGGTGGGATTCTTCCTGCGGCTGGGGGTCGCAGTGGTGGTGCTTTATGTTAGCCTAAAGTATCTGAATGGTTCGGTCTATGCGCTCGCCGCAGGCCTTGCGCTGGGGGTATTTTCACTCGCGGTGGAGGGGCTGAGGCTTATGAAGGCGTGGACAGTCTAGACCAGCGGTTCGGGCTCGGATCTGTAAAACACAAGATTTTCCTTATTTTTCTATATGCCAACACAATTACTGATTACCAGAACTCTCAACGCGCACTTTGCCGGCCCGGTCGATTCGCTGCTTCATGCATTGCATATCCAGCCGCAGTATCCCGCCAAGCCGATTACGAACGAGTTTGCGATGGAGCTGCTGGTCTTCGCGGTGCTGCTGGCCTACTTCATCGTAGTGCGGCTGACGCTCAACGTCGAGAAGCCCGCGTCGCTGCAACACCTTGCCGAGATGACGCATGAGTTCGTGTCGGAGCAGGGCGACCAGATCATTGGACACGGATCGGAGCGGTTTACCGGCTACCTGACGGTGCTGCTGCTGTTCATCCTGCTATGCAACCTGCTGGGCCTGATTCCGGGGTTGGAGTCGCCTACGGCGAACGTCGTGGTGCCGCTGGGATTTGCGCTGGTCACGTTTGTCTACTACCACTACCACGGTGTGCGGGCGCATGGCTTTTCGTACGTCAAGCAGTTTCTGGGGCCAGTGTGGTGGCTGTATCCGCTGCTGCTGCCGATTGAGATCATCTCGCACTTTGCGCGCATTCTTTCCCTGACTGTCCGTCTGTACGCCAATATGTTTGCCGGTGACTTGCTCACTATCGCGTTCTTTTCGCTGGTGCCTATCGGCGTTCCGCTGGTGTTTCTGGGCCTGCACCTTGGCGTGGCCGTGGTTCAGGCTTACGTGTTCTTCCTGCTTGCGGCGATCTATCTTTCGCTGGCGGTTGCACAGGACCATTAGTTTTGAGTTTGCCGCGAAGGGCCTCCCTCTTCGCGGCAGGTAACAACGCCGCATAGCGTGAGGGTGCCAGCACGGTGAGCATCAACCACCCACTGGCGGCGCATCTGACGGGAGACAGGAGTAATACCATGCAGAAGTTGCAATATCTGTTTATGTCATTGGCCGCGTTGCTGCTTGCAACACCGGCTTTTGCTGCTGATGCGGCGGTTAATGGCGGTTCGCCTGCTGGACAGTGGGTTCCGCTGGCTGCCGGTCTGGGCATGGCCCTTGCCGCTGGTCTTTGCGGTCTCGGTCAGGGTAAGGCGACGGCCTCGGCAACCGAGGCTCTGGCGCGCAACCCGGGTGCTCGCCCTGGAATCTTTATCTTCCTAATTCTTGGCCTGGCGTTCATCGAGTCGCTCGCGTTGTTCACCTTCGTCATCATCTTCCTCAAGGTCCACGCTTAAGTTTTTTGGGCCTGTTCGGTTATAAGGCAAAGCCTCCGCACTCGCGGAGGCTTTGCTGTTTTAGTAGCCAGCGATGCGTTAGAATTGGCCGGACCACTTATGCTCGAAAATAAACTCTCACGACGCCAATTTCTCCAGACCACGGCCTCCACTGCTGCCGCTGCCAGCCTTCTCTCCGCGCTTCCGGCATTCGCGGAACCGGGAAAATCGGCAACCGAAGCTTATCCCGAAAACGGCGTGCTCATTCCCGATGAGGGCTGGCATCTTTGGATTGATGAACAGGCCGAGTGGAAGAATGACGCCATCTTTTTGCCTGAGGATGTTCGGCTGGACAAGTTGCCCGTCAATGCACCTACCGGCGGCTGGGAGGTGTTGGCTCCGACAACAGGGAAAGAGGTCGTGCTGCCTACGAGCGTGGAGCAGCACTTCTGGGGAAAGTTCAGGGATCGCTCGTACACACCGGATGAGTATCGCTACGCCGCGGATGATCCTATCCCGCAGAATGGAGCTTACTTTGGGGTGTCGTGGTGGTACCGCGAGATCGACATTCCGGCTTCGATGCGGGGGAAGCGGATCTTTCTGCACATTCGCGGAGCGCATCTTCGCGCCGAGGTCTATCTCAACAAGAAGCTGGTTGGCTACTCGATCATGGAGGAGCTTCCCTTTGAGTGCGATCTTACGAACGCAGCAGACCCCGGCGGACTAAATATCATCGCCATCCGCATCACCAATCCTTTTGGGCGTTTCGATTGGGTCGA from Granulicella sp. L56 includes these protein-coding regions:
- a CDS encoding NADH-quinone oxidoreductase subunit N — translated: MSPNIVALLPEYILTIVGVLIMLAEPLLPPGVSRKPLGWLAILGTLGAGFAGWYQLHLGTITAFSNSIQIDAFSVFFHLLISAIVLVTLLISLDYFEGNASHSGEYFALIVFSAVGMMLMTCATELLVVFVGLEISSIATYIMCGFRKGSAAGAESSIKYFLLGSFATAFFLYGIALAFGATGSTSIAAIAQGLGTTTTPRMAFLALAMILIGLGFKVSAAPFHVWTPDVYQGAPSPIVGFMSTAPKAAAFAVLLRITFSAFGSMEHRWAVLLWILAALSMTVGNLGALLQRDVKRMLAYSSIAHAGYILVAFTALRADGIAAACFYTASYAAMQIGAFAVITQVTGYNEQIRTTDDYTGLGLRRPILAAFLALFLISLIGIPFTGGFFGKFYVFSAAIHANHVWLAVIGLLNSGVACFYYLRLLVALYSRPVTETAQPTEGRSLSIPAGVGLTLAAAATLVLGILPGHFLNLAQRASASTQSAPVPAAARVVISQQ
- a CDS encoding TIGR00282 family metallophosphoesterase; its protein translation is MNILFVGDVFGSAGRHIVREHLPHVLETNAVDLLVINGENAAGGFGITPSIAEELFDLGAHVITTGNHIWDKKEIFEYMAVPADSHSRNRRIIRPANYAAGTPGFGVYQGELGNGQSYAVLNLQGRVFMSSCDDPFRKADEIISKLTAKVILLDLHAETTSEKVAMGWYLDGRVTAVLGTHTHIPTADERVLPGGTAYQTDVGMSGPYDSVIGVEKELVLSRFLTGMPGKFEAAKGNPKMCAALIACDGATGRAQCIQRIMLGE
- a CDS encoding Rrf2 family transcriptional regulator; translation: MAQNARFALSLRVLAVLATEPDAMHTSAAIAEALKESAVMVRRTFLLLHKAGLIVQRKGPNGGAKLKVPAKQIGLGDVFDAAAGEWLAVEDKALDGLMKKVRGDAVAAMNEHSLSGVVKRLKKA
- a CDS encoding amino acid--tRNA ligase-related protein, translating into MFESEFEKNLYALRRDKLAQIAALGHATYPNSYAATHTIPELRAAYDEQTAEQLEATTPITVSIAGRIMAIRVQGKAGFAQLQQNGQRLQIYVRKDDVGEAAFALYKLLDLGDHVGVQGRLFRTRTNELTVHVTQLTFLAKAMLALPDKYHGLEDTELRYRQRYVDLFMNTGHSPKQAATEPGTKLGAPGLAVADLGEAAKSSVDTTEPETRNVREVFVKRAAILRALRTFFDERGYLEVETPMMHTIAGGAAAKPFRTHHNALDLDLSLRIAPELYLKRLVVGGLDRVYEINRNFRNEGISTQHNPEFTMLEFYQAYANYHDLMRLTEELIVFVAQEVNGHTLTNFNGVEIDLSKWTKLSMREAIIKFWPEGFGNPPRYEDFMSEDRFAKFLEGAVLHLKSEYPQISIPTAEVTGVDVERHRYRRSLLVIFNGHRTLLSSDRTETSNTFFRAMGLPEISGPVTSKPEPVGKAIASVFEAVAETHLIQPTIIYDFPLAVSPLSKQKPDEPDWVERFEFYIGGFEVGNAFSELNDPDDQRRRFEQQLLEKERGDDEAHEMDEDYVRALGYGLPPTGGEGIGIDRLTMILTGSKSIRDVILFPLLRPQVKKQQPAVDQPHGESAEQRYVLPDESDTCR
- a CDS encoding lysozyme inhibitor LprI family protein, with translation MMLRSTSLLQPLVPVAFLFLFVPQGFALPINCAKAATPNEKTICSDPTLIQADARMDTLYNISLHFVAMGTRGDLQEQQPIWVRQREACGTNKTCIRAAYKKRTAVFEAIIKRVATFGPF
- a CDS encoding AtpZ/AtpI family protein; translation: MADDGAQNGKGGGAKGPLGDLVKAESMIQLAIALPAGCLIGWLIGAWLDKHFHQDWISIAGIVLGAVAGFVQIFTTASRFLKNSK
- the atpB gene encoding F0F1 ATP synthase subunit A translates to MPTQLLITRTLNAHFAGPVDSLLHALHIQPQYPAKPITNEFAMELLVFAVLLAYFIVVRLTLNVEKPASLQHLAEMTHEFVSEQGDQIIGHGSERFTGYLTVLLLFILLCNLLGLIPGLESPTANVVVPLGFALVTFVYYHYHGVRAHGFSYVKQFLGPVWWLYPLLLPIEIISHFARILSLTVRLYANMFAGDLLTIAFFSLVPIGVPLVFLGLHLGVAVVQAYVFFLLAAIYLSLAVAQDH
- a CDS encoding ATP synthase F0 subunit C, translated to MQKLQYLFMSLAALLLATPAFAADAAVNGGSPAGQWVPLAAGLGMALAAGLCGLGQGKATASATEALARNPGARPGIFIFLILGLAFIESLALFTFVIIFLKVHA